The following proteins come from a genomic window of Mammaliicoccus sp. Marseille-Q6498:
- a CDS encoding MFS transporter, giving the protein MKELYIVSLLRGITIGLYAPIWIIYLYNSGYNLFLLGVIGTIFEIMKFIFEVPSGAISDKFGIKYNLLTSFICLSITWFLFPFSSNVLILMILLLSWTLSETLFSGTFESWISQVVEQNDFSRILFNNTKIFILFITIISPLSGFLYKINEFLPFVLAAISSLILTLYLIIFVKIEKNEQHVIEKNQNSLVDIIKNASITMLKNKRTLNIIVASFFFAFVIDTIDRYWQPYFQHINIDEITFGFVTTVGGITLLLLLHLFSVFDKQLNKIPEKYNVLITFMAILLILLLSIGKKVVAFFSISLVTITDDLMNTLINNALNQEMSNKSTSMATIFSLNGASGALGEILSGIIFGFIILKLGYNLTFIFCSALLVIPLLLYIYNVKLQKKKII; this is encoded by the coding sequence ATGAAAGAACTATATATAGTTTCTCTTTTGAGGGGTATCACTATAGGTCTTTATGCTCCAATTTGGATTATATATTTATATAATTCTGGATATAACCTTTTTTTATTAGGAGTAATAGGGACTATTTTTGAAATAATGAAGTTCATATTTGAGGTGCCTTCAGGGGCTATTTCTGATAAATTTGGAATTAAATACAATTTATTAACTTCTTTTATATGTCTTTCAATTACTTGGTTTTTATTCCCATTTTCTTCAAATGTACTAATACTCATGATATTGTTACTAAGTTGGACTTTGTCTGAGACATTATTTTCAGGAACGTTTGAATCATGGATTAGTCAAGTAGTAGAACAAAATGATTTTTCAAGGATACTTTTCAATAATACAAAGATATTTATATTATTCATCACTATAATTTCTCCTTTATCAGGTTTTTTATATAAAATTAATGAGTTCTTACCGTTTGTATTGGCTGCAATTAGTTCATTAATTTTAACATTATATTTAATTATTTTTGTAAAAATCGAAAAAAATGAACAACATGTAATCGAAAAAAATCAAAACTCCTTAGTTGACATTATCAAAAATGCAAGCATTACAATGTTAAAAAATAAAAGAACGTTGAATATTATAGTAGCCAGTTTTTTCTTTGCTTTTGTTATAGACACTATTGATAGATATTGGCAACCTTATTTCCAACATATAAACATAGATGAAATAACATTCGGTTTTGTCACTACAGTAGGAGGTATTACATTATTATTACTATTACATTTATTTTCTGTGTTCGATAAACAATTAAATAAAATACCAGAAAAATATAATGTTTTAATTACATTTATGGCTATATTACTGATTTTATTATTATCAATAGGAAAAAAAGTTGTTGCGTTTTTCAGTATTTCTTTAGTAACAATAACAGATGATTTAATGAACACTTTAATTAATAATGCTTTAAATCAAGAAATGTCTAATAAATCAACAAGTATGGCAACTATATTTTCTTTAAATGGCGCTTCAGGAGCACTAGGTGAAATTCTATCAGGAATAATTTTTGGATTTATAATTTTAAAATTAGGTTATAATTTAACGTTTATTTTTTGCTCTGCTCTATTAGTAATACCATTACTTCTTTATATTTATAATGTGAAATTACAAAAGAAAAAAATTATTTAA
- a CDS encoding DUF896 domain-containing protein has protein sequence MLDKNKIDRINELANKKKTTGLSEEEAKEQSKLRAEYLQAFRGNFKETIENTKVIDPEGNDVTPDKLKEIQKTNNIRR, from the coding sequence ATGTTAGATAAAAATAAAATCGATAGAATAAACGAATTAGCAAATAAAAAGAAAACAACTGGGCTTTCTGAAGAAGAGGCGAAAGAACAATCTAAACTTCGTGCTGAATATTTACAAGCTTTTAGAGGAAACTTTAAAGAAACAATTGAGAACACAAAAGTTATTGATCCAGAAGGAAATGATGTAACACCGGATAAACTAAAAGAAATCCAAAAAACAAATAATATAAGACGTTAA
- a CDS encoding CAP domain-containing protein, translated as MSLVKPVPESDLSRQIQQKVLHVQKGIQHEQSTKKQHLKTPDEQEFAINNIQINQTKSEVEKKLGKPKRITVNEYNEKWHAYHDHYNGFVMVSYDNDKVTGLYTNQDLITSQKGITSKMNKDKVRSILGEPLKEIQKDRVKLIQSDPDYDVFKFDNIYTTIFYDKHEQNQIKGIMQIAASTEDKRTNQYHAATEEYKKALELQNFDLVNAERRQFGLPTLSYNKGISQTARKHSQDMVKNNYFDHTNKQGLSPFDRLDNDGFDYITAGENLAYGQISSVYAHHGLMNSMGHRKNILNKDYKELGVGVDIGEDLQPYWTENYITQQ; from the coding sequence GTGTCGTTAGTTAAGCCAGTTCCTGAATCAGATTTGTCTAGACAAATTCAACAAAAAGTATTACATGTTCAAAAAGGTATACAACACGAACAATCAACTAAAAAGCAACATCTTAAAACACCTGACGAACAAGAGTTTGCAATTAATAATATTCAAATCAATCAAACTAAAAGTGAAGTTGAAAAGAAACTTGGTAAACCGAAACGTATAACAGTAAATGAATATAACGAGAAATGGCATGCATATCATGATCATTACAATGGATTTGTAATGGTTAGTTATGACAATGATAAAGTAACGGGATTATATACTAACCAAGACTTAATAACATCTCAAAAAGGGATTACGAGTAAAATGAATAAAGACAAAGTTCGTTCAATTCTCGGAGAACCATTAAAAGAAATACAAAAAGATAGAGTGAAGTTAATTCAAAGTGATCCAGATTATGATGTTTTCAAATTTGATAACATCTATACAACCATTTTTTATGACAAACATGAACAAAATCAAATCAAAGGTATAATGCAAATTGCAGCTTCTACTGAAGACAAGCGAACAAATCAGTATCATGCAGCAACAGAAGAATATAAAAAAGCATTAGAACTACAAAATTTTGATCTTGTAAATGCTGAACGTAGACAGTTTGGTTTGCCGACATTATCTTATAATAAAGGTATTAGTCAAACTGCTAGAAAACACAGTCAAGACATGGTGAAAAATAATTATTTCGATCACACGAATAAACAAGGTTTATCTCCATTTGATAGATTAGATAATGATGGTTTTGACTATATAACTGCTGGTGAAAACTTGGCATATGGTCAAATTAGTAGTGTATATGCTCATCATGGGCTAATGAATTCAATGGGACATAGAAAGAACATTTTAAATAAAGATTATAAAGAGTTAGGTGTAGGCGTCGATATAGGCGAGGATTTACAGCCTTATTGGACTGAAAACTACATCACACAACAATAG
- a CDS encoding type III toxin-antitoxin system ToxN/AbiQ family toxin — protein MTLYLYKVDTDYVKYLHSIDKKIQYYQGHHDKSYVGIVLNMGNFDYFVPLSSPKEKHKVLKENQTLTKIKDGNLGVLNHNNMIPVLKPEYKILDIKKQEYKYRGLLEKQQEALRTIEDNIQRKSNILYNLITNHPNDNKKLLNLCCDFKTLEDACLKYKHEKSKISRKIELTNHSLGM, from the coding sequence ATGACATTATACTTATACAAAGTTGATACTGATTATGTGAAATACCTGCATTCAATAGATAAAAAAATTCAATATTATCAAGGTCATCATGATAAATCCTATGTAGGTATCGTTTTAAATATGGGAAATTTTGATTATTTCGTTCCTTTATCCTCTCCTAAAGAAAAACATAAAGTATTAAAAGAAAATCAAACTTTAACAAAAATTAAAGATGGTAATCTTGGTGTCTTAAACCATAATAATATGATCCCAGTATTAAAACCTGAATATAAAATACTAGATATAAAAAAGCAAGAATATAAATATCGTGGATTATTAGAAAAGCAGCAAGAAGCGTTAAGAACAATTGAAGATAACATTCAAAGGAAATCTAATATCTTATATAATCTTATTACTAATCATCCAAATGACAATAAAAAATTATTGAATTTATGTTGTGATTTTAAGACTTTGGAAGATGCATGTTTAAAATATAAACATGAAAAATCAAAAATTTCTCGGAAGATAGAGTTAACGAACCATTCATTAGGTATGTAA
- a CDS encoding CcdC protein domain-containing protein translates to MYVLFSLVIAALMGLVVIVIRMKAQNYPTNARKIVLPPFFMATGALMYVVPYFRLNGEEILEAVLVGIFFSLFLIFTSNFEIKGSEIYMKRSKLFPVILISLLIIRSVGKFFLSNSIDPGQLAGMFFLLAFSMIVPWRIAMYIKFKKLKEQVSIVK, encoded by the coding sequence ATGTATGTCCTTTTTTCATTGGTAATAGCAGCTTTAATGGGACTAGTTGTAATAGTTATCAGAATGAAAGCTCAAAATTATCCAACTAATGCAAGAAAAATTGTATTACCGCCGTTTTTTATGGCAACTGGTGCATTAATGTATGTCGTACCTTATTTTAGATTGAATGGTGAAGAAATCTTGGAAGCTGTTTTAGTAGGGATATTCTTCTCGTTATTTTTAATCTTTACATCTAATTTCGAAATTAAAGGTTCAGAAATTTATATGAAAAGGTCTAAACTTTTTCCTGTCATATTAATTTCTTTATTGATTATAAGATCAGTCGGTAAGTTCTTTTTAAGTAATTCCATAGATCCAGGTCAATTAGCCGGTATGTTTTTCTTATTGGCGTTTAGTATGATTGTACCTTGGAGAATTGCTATGTACATAAAATTCAAAAAATTAAAAGAACAAGTGAGTATTGTTAAATAA
- the lexA gene encoding transcriptional repressor LexA, translating to MKELTKRQSEIYQFIKHIVHTKGYPPSVREIGLAVGLASSSTVHGHLSRLEEKGYIKRDPTKPRAIEITETIGENVNQENTIHVPVIGKVTAGIPITAVENVEEYFPLPAHFTSTHNSNIFILDVVGDSMIEAGILDGDKVIVRSQTIAENGDIIVAMTEDDEATVKRFYKEESRYRLQPENSTMEPIYLDNVTVLGKVVGLFREM from the coding sequence ATGAAAGAATTAACTAAACGTCAATCTGAAATATATCAATTCATCAAACATATAGTACATACTAAAGGATATCCACCAAGTGTTCGTGAAATTGGTTTAGCAGTTGGCCTAGCTTCAAGCTCAACAGTACATGGCCACTTATCAAGACTCGAAGAAAAAGGCTACATTAAACGAGACCCAACTAAACCACGTGCGATTGAAATAACAGAAACGATTGGTGAGAATGTTAACCAAGAGAATACAATACATGTTCCTGTAATAGGTAAAGTAACAGCTGGTATACCAATCACAGCAGTAGAGAATGTTGAAGAGTACTTCCCATTACCTGCACATTTCACTTCTACACATAATAGTAATATATTCATTTTAGATGTAGTCGGCGACAGTATGATTGAGGCTGGTATTCTTGATGGCGATAAAGTTATCGTTCGCAGTCAAACAATAGCTGAAAATGGAGATATCATCGTTGCAATGACAGAAGATGATGAAGCAACTGTTAAACGCTTTTATAAAGAAGAATCAAGATATAGACTTCAACCAGAGAACAGTACAATGGAACCTATTTATTTAGACAATGTAACTGTTTTAGGTAAAGTTGTAGGATTATTTAGAGAAATGTAA
- a CDS encoding thermonuclease family protein: MKGYNIKKFGCGGCLIFFLVIVLFSGCMNFFFGDSDKNTKESDNKSSVLNKKENDKKASKEDKDNKKDKDNKKEKENDKKEYEEDKKDKEESDKEKYKIGTTDKIPVTLSKTIDGDTAKFNIEGKDEKFRFLLIDTPETKHPKFGKQLFGQEAADRTSELLRNAKKIEVEYDVGQKKDKYNRHLVYVYVDGKMLNNILVKEGLAKVAYVYPPNTRYLKELEESQEFAKKEKLGIWSIGSAFEDTNYEETNTENNNLQSNQNQATTTPNTEQNNQTINTPTTPERFNNCKALRSVYPNGVPKGHPAYSLNLDRDNDGMACEK; encoded by the coding sequence ATGAAAGGTTATAACATTAAGAAGTTTGGCTGTGGTGGTTGTCTTATCTTTTTTCTAGTGATTGTGTTGTTTTCAGGTTGCATGAACTTTTTCTTTGGCGACAGTGACAAGAACACTAAAGAATCAGATAATAAATCGTCAGTTTTAAACAAAAAAGAAAATGATAAGAAAGCGTCTAAAGAAGATAAGGACAACAAAAAGGATAAGGACAACAAAAAAGAAAAAGAAAATGATAAGAAAGAATATGAAGAAGATAAAAAAGATAAAGAAGAAAGTGACAAGGAAAAATATAAAATTGGTACAACAGATAAAATACCCGTTACATTATCTAAAACAATTGATGGTGATACTGCTAAATTTAACATCGAAGGTAAAGACGAAAAGTTTAGATTCCTACTAATTGATACACCAGAAACTAAACATCCTAAATTTGGCAAACAATTATTCGGCCAAGAAGCAGCAGATAGAACTAGTGAACTATTACGCAATGCTAAAAAAATAGAAGTAGAATATGATGTAGGTCAGAAAAAAGATAAATATAATCGTCACCTCGTTTATGTATATGTAGACGGAAAAATGCTAAATAACATATTAGTTAAAGAAGGGTTAGCAAAAGTAGCATATGTATATCCTCCAAATACTAGATATTTAAAAGAACTTGAAGAAAGCCAGGAATTTGCTAAAAAAGAAAAACTAGGTATTTGGTCGATTGGTTCAGCATTTGAAGATACAAATTATGAAGAAACTAATACTGAAAATAATAATCTCCAATCTAATCAAAACCAAGCTACTACGACACCAAATACAGAACAAAATAATCAAACAATAAATACACCTACAACACCAGAAAGATTTAATAACTGTAAAGCATTACGAAGTGTCTATCCTAACGGTGTACCAAAGGGGCATCCAGCTTACTCATTAAATCTAGATAGAGACAATGATGGGATGGCATGTGAAAAATAA
- a CDS encoding DUF2621 domain-containing protein, which produces MSNAFIFFIILWCLVFISLLAIGGFFMFRKFLKRMPKDNGMSELDWQEYYIQKALPLWNDEARSLLNELVSPVPDLFRDVAKEKIGGRVSKIALEEHATTIELDHIMRGYIIATPKRDHKFMKKKLDELNIDYTPYLKLFELADDEKNKFSIFDYKEEITNAKAKTTHTH; this is translated from the coding sequence TTGAGTAATGCATTTATATTTTTTATTATTTTATGGTGCCTCGTATTTATTTCATTACTTGCTATTGGTGGATTCTTCATGTTTCGTAAATTTTTAAAACGTATGCCAAAAGATAATGGTATGAGTGAACTAGATTGGCAAGAATATTACATTCAAAAAGCATTACCATTATGGAATGATGAAGCACGTTCTCTATTAAATGAATTAGTATCTCCTGTACCGGACTTGTTTAGAGATGTCGCTAAAGAGAAAATTGGTGGTAGAGTTTCTAAAATTGCACTTGAAGAACATGCTACAACGATTGAACTCGATCATATCATGAGAGGATATATCATTGCGACACCTAAACGTGACCATAAATTCATGAAGAAAAAACTAGACGAACTTAACATAGATTATACACCATATTTAAAACTGTTCGAATTAGCAGATGATGAAAAAAATAAATTCTCTATATTTGATTACAAAGAAGAAATTACAAATGCAAAAGCAAAAACAACGCACACTCATTAA
- a CDS encoding YneF family protein — translation MATWLAILLIIVALIGGAAIGFFLARKYMMDYLKKNPPINEEMLRMMMMQMGQKPSQKKINQMMTMMNKNMDQKTK, via the coding sequence ATGGCAACATGGTTAGCTATATTATTAATCATCGTGGCATTAATCGGTGGGGCTGCAATTGGATTTTTCCTTGCCCGTAAATATATGATGGATTACTTGAAAAAGAATCCACCAATCAATGAAGAAATGTTACGTATGATGATGATGCAAATGGGTCAAAAACCATCTCAAAAGAAAATTAATCAAATGATGACAATGATGAATAAGAATATGGATCAAAAAACCAAATAG
- a CDS encoding ABC transporter ATP-binding protein, whose protein sequence is MIAKLSNVKKKIKDRNIIDNITFELEEGSINVILGPNGVGKTTTIRLMTGLLKPDSGEIEVLQNSINNNEFDRIRKYIGVQNDGNLYENLTIIDNLNIWAEFYDIPVNKKDKNINELLRLFDIDNRKNSQVGTLSKGMKQKVSIIRALIHEPKLLILDEPTSGLDPSTSEVLIAHIQKIVKEKGTTVFMCTHHLHGLEEIANKIYIMYKGNFIASGDPKSLLEEEWPYHEFDIVTNDLNKTIEYLKDSYELYLNEQSIRIQLKNYNDVSKIIRLLLNKQIEVYTVIPVKHSIKELYLKKLGDLNEHKI, encoded by the coding sequence ATGATTGCCAAATTATCGAATGTAAAGAAAAAAATAAAAGATCGAAACATAATTGACAACATAACATTTGAGTTAGAAGAGGGTTCTATCAATGTTATTTTAGGTCCTAATGGTGTTGGAAAAACAACAACTATTCGTTTAATGACAGGATTACTAAAGCCAGATAGTGGTGAAATAGAAGTTTTACAAAATAGCATTAACAATAATGAATTTGATAGAATCAGAAAATATATTGGTGTTCAAAATGATGGTAACCTATACGAGAATTTGACTATAATAGATAACCTTAATATATGGGCTGAATTTTATGATATACCTGTCAATAAAAAAGATAAAAATATAAATGAGCTGTTAAGATTATTTGATATTGATAATAGAAAAAACTCTCAAGTAGGAACATTAAGTAAAGGGATGAAACAAAAAGTTTCTATAATTAGAGCATTGATTCATGAACCTAAATTATTAATATTAGACGAACCAACATCTGGTTTAGATCCATCAACATCAGAAGTATTAATCGCACATATACAAAAAATAGTTAAGGAAAAAGGGACTACAGTATTCATGTGCACTCATCATTTACATGGACTAGAGGAAATTGCTAATAAAATATACATTATGTATAAAGGTAATTTTATTGCTTCAGGAGATCCAAAATCTTTATTAGAGGAAGAGTGGCCTTATCACGAATTCGATATTGTAACGAATGATTTAAATAAGACTATTGAATACTTAAAGGACTCCTACGAATTATACTTAAATGAACAATCTATTAGAATACAGTTGAAAAATTACAATGATGTTTCTAAGATTATTAGATTATTATTAAATAAACAAATAGAGGTATATACAGTCATTCCAGTTAAACATTCAATAAAAGAACTCTATTTGAAAAAGTTAGGTGATCTTAATGAACATAAAATTTAA
- the tkt gene encoding transketolase, which translates to MFNEKDQLAVDSIRALSIDAIEAANSGHPGLPMGAAPMAYTLWTKHLNFNPQSKNYFNRDRFVLSAGHGSALLYSLLHVSGSLELEEVKNFRQWDSKTPGHPEFNHTDGVEVTTGPLGQGFAMSVGMAMAEKHLAGKFNNDQFNVVDHYTYVLASDGDLMEGISHEAASLAGHLKLDKLITLYDSNDISLDGDLDKAFSENVKERFKSYGWSYILVEDGNDLNAIDKAITKAKTLEGPTMIEVKTIIGYGSPNKAGTNGVHGNPLGEDERKLAFEAYGLDPSKRFNVPQEVYDIFSETMLTRANEHETEWNKLVEEYTKANPELGNAFKQAISNELPEDYAAELPVYEPGNSSATRADSGEIIQALSKSVPAFFGGSADLASSNKSNVKDEPDFNNETPEGRNIWFGVREFGMAAAVNGMAVHGGVKPYGATFFVFSDYLKPAVRLSAIMGAPSTFVFTHDSIAVGEDGPTHEPVEQLAGLRAIPNLNLIRPADGNETRVAWKIALESKSTPTALVLTRQNLTALDVEESVLEEGVRKGGYVVYRSEIEPEYLLIASGSEVSLAVDAAKDIEAQGKGVQVVSLPNWNAFDQQDAEYKASVLPPSITKRVAIEMASSLGWHKYVGLEGKVIAIDTFGASAPGDLVVEKYGFTKENVLNQVLSF; encoded by the coding sequence ATGTTTAATGAAAAAGATCAACTAGCAGTAGATTCAATTCGTGCTTTAAGTATTGATGCAATAGAAGCAGCAAACTCAGGTCACCCTGGTTTGCCAATGGGTGCTGCACCAATGGCATATACATTGTGGACTAAGCATTTAAATTTCAATCCTCAATCAAAAAATTATTTTAATAGAGACCGTTTCGTATTATCTGCGGGACATGGTTCAGCTTTATTATATAGTTTATTACATGTTTCAGGTAGCTTAGAACTTGAAGAAGTTAAAAACTTTAGACAATGGGATTCTAAAACACCTGGCCACCCTGAATTTAATCATACTGACGGCGTAGAAGTTACGACTGGCCCTCTAGGTCAAGGTTTTGCAATGAGTGTTGGTATGGCAATGGCTGAAAAACACCTTGCTGGTAAATTCAATAATGACCAATTCAATGTAGTTGATCACTATACTTATGTTTTAGCTAGTGATGGAGACTTAATGGAAGGTATTTCACATGAGGCTGCTTCTTTAGCTGGACATTTAAAACTTGATAAATTAATTACTTTATACGATTCAAATGATATTTCATTAGATGGTGATTTAGATAAAGCATTTTCTGAAAATGTAAAAGAAAGATTTAAATCATACGGTTGGAGCTATATTTTAGTTGAAGATGGTAATGATTTAAATGCTATCGATAAAGCAATTACAAAAGCTAAAACATTAGAAGGACCTACAATGATTGAAGTTAAAACGATTATTGGTTATGGTTCTCCAAACAAAGCTGGAACGAATGGCGTTCATGGTAACCCATTAGGTGAAGACGAACGTAAATTAGCTTTTGAAGCATATGGATTAGATCCATCTAAACGTTTCAATGTGCCACAAGAAGTTTATGATATTTTCAGCGAAACAATGTTAACACGTGCTAATGAGCATGAAACAGAGTGGAATAAATTAGTTGAAGAATATACTAAAGCTAATCCAGAATTAGGTAATGCATTTAAACAAGCTATTTCTAATGAACTACCTGAAGATTATGCTGCAGAATTACCAGTATACGAACCAGGAAACAGCAGTGCTACACGTGCTGACTCTGGAGAAATCATCCAAGCATTAAGTAAATCTGTACCAGCATTCTTTGGTGGTTCAGCTGACTTAGCATCATCAAATAAATCTAATGTTAAAGATGAACCAGACTTTAATAACGAAACACCTGAAGGACGCAATATATGGTTTGGTGTTCGTGAATTCGGAATGGCAGCAGCTGTAAACGGTATGGCTGTTCATGGCGGTGTTAAACCATATGGTGCAACATTCTTCGTATTCAGTGATTACTTGAAACCAGCAGTACGTTTATCAGCAATCATGGGTGCACCTTCAACATTTGTATTCACACATGATTCAATCGCAGTTGGTGAAGATGGACCAACTCATGAACCTGTAGAACAATTAGCAGGATTAAGAGCTATTCCTAACTTAAATCTTATTCGTCCAGCAGACGGTAATGAAACAAGAGTTGCATGGAAAATTGCTTTAGAATCAAAATCAACACCTACAGCTTTAGTTTTAACTAGACAAAACTTAACAGCGCTTGATGTTGAAGAATCAGTTCTTGAAGAAGGCGTTCGTAAAGGCGGATATGTAGTATATCGTTCAGAAATCGAACCAGAATATTTATTAATAGCTTCAGGTTCAGAAGTATCACTTGCAGTTGATGCAGCTAAAGATATCGAAGCACAAGGTAAAGGTGTACAAGTTGTATCATTACCAAACTGGAACGCATTTGATCAACAAGATGCAGAATATAAAGCATCAGTATTACCACCATCAATTACGAAACGTGTAGCTATTGAGATGGCGTCTTCTCTAGGTTGGCATAAATATGTTGGACTAGAAGGTAAAGTAATTGCAATTGATACATTTGGTGCTAGTGCGCCTGGCGACTTAGTAGTTGAAAAATACGGATTTACTAAAGAAAACGTATTAAACCAAGTATTAAGTTTCTAA
- the sosA gene encoding DNA damage-induced cell division inhibitor SosA: MTITVKKTVLVYVAVFLMTLLIGYLYLAQSNDIYKTEQTYEMTDHQIKIAKDKQPNNIDKEPNHLSDSNTLVGSIE; encoded by the coding sequence ATGACAATTACAGTTAAGAAGACGGTTTTAGTATATGTGGCAGTGTTCTTGATGACTCTATTAATAGGATATTTATACTTGGCTCAATCAAATGATATATATAAAACAGAACAGACGTACGAGATGACAGATCACCAAATTAAGATAGCTAAAGATAAACAACCAAACAATATTGATAAAGAACCAAATCATTTATCGGATTCAAATACATTAGTAGGTTCTATAGAATAA
- a CDS encoding cytochrome c biogenesis protein CcdA, producing the protein MELTIFVAFGAGILSFVSPCVLPIYPAFVSYITGMSYDDLKNKGLSRSAILHTIIFLIGFSFIYMILGMGIGYISGLFINYQTLIRQLGAIIIIVFGLIILGVFQPQFLMKDRKLNFKTKPSGYIGSFLIGMAFAAGWTPCNGPIIAAIGTLAATNSSQALLYMLLYVLGFSIPFFILTFFITKLQIIRKYNVAIMKFGGIIMIIMGILLFFDLLTEITIFFQSLGLE; encoded by the coding sequence ATGGAATTAACTATTTTCGTGGCGTTTGGGGCAGGTATACTAAGTTTTGTTTCTCCTTGCGTGTTACCGATTTATCCTGCTTTTGTTTCTTACATAACAGGAATGAGTTATGACGACTTAAAAAACAAGGGGCTTAGTCGAAGTGCAATACTTCATACAATCATTTTCTTAATTGGATTTAGTTTTATATATATGATTTTAGGAATGGGTATTGGATATATTTCTGGATTGTTTATAAATTATCAAACACTCATTAGACAACTTGGTGCAATTATAATCATTGTATTTGGTCTGATTATATTAGGTGTTTTTCAACCACAATTCTTAATGAAAGATCGAAAATTAAATTTTAAAACGAAGCCATCAGGTTATATAGGTTCATTTTTAATTGGTATGGCATTTGCTGCTGGGTGGACACCTTGTAATGGTCCAATCATTGCAGCAATCGGTACATTAGCTGCTACAAATTCATCACAAGCACTCTTGTATATGTTGCTGTATGTTCTAGGTTTTAGCATTCCGTTTTTCATATTGACTTTCTTTATTACAAAATTACAAATTATTAGAAAGTACAATGTTGCTATCATGAAGTTTGGTGGTATAATTATGATTATTATGGGGATTTTATTGTTCTTTGATTTATTAACTGAGATTACAATATTCTTCCAATCTTTAGGTTTGGAATAA
- a CDS encoding ABC transporter permease subunit, giving the protein MNIKFKNVNTIIKKDILEIKKDPGTIAPLLIIPFIFSVILPLLVILGGSNNTVLNFIGGIKLFTEKVPSSILPVGLDSNDKIIYAILMYFFVPFFLLIPVIISTILSTSSLTGEKERKTLEGLLYTPINNKELMLGKILASMLPAIIITWISLVVYGLILDIYSFKNFDQFIFPNMNWIIIGVFLAPLITFLSITLVVFISHKAKTSKSAQSVSMLLILPLIGSLISQASGVILFGYKLTIIIFICLFIIDVFVYLLVSKKFNKEKFLTNM; this is encoded by the coding sequence ATGAACATAAAATTTAAAAATGTAAATACAATCATAAAAAAAGATATTTTAGAAATAAAAAAAGATCCTGGAACTATTGCTCCACTTTTAATAATTCCTTTTATATTTAGTGTGATACTACCTCTTTTAGTTATTTTAGGTGGAAGTAATAATACAGTGCTAAATTTTATAGGTGGAATAAAATTATTTACTGAAAAAGTACCTAGTAGTATATTGCCAGTCGGATTAGATAGTAATGATAAAATAATATATGCTATTTTAATGTATTTTTTTGTACCTTTCTTTTTATTAATTCCTGTAATAATATCAACAATATTATCTACATCTAGCTTAACAGGAGAAAAAGAACGTAAAACTTTGGAGGGGTTATTGTATACTCCTATCAATAATAAAGAGCTAATGCTTGGTAAGATTTTAGCATCAATGTTACCAGCTATTATAATAACTTGGATTTCTTTAGTAGTATATGGATTAATACTAGATATATACTCTTTTAAAAATTTTGATCAATTTATATTCCCAAATATGAATTGGATTATTATCGGAGTATTTTTAGCTCCTTTAATTACATTTCTTTCAATTACATTGGTAGTATTTATATCTCATAAAGCCAAAACCAGTAAGTCCGCACAATCTGTATCTATGCTGTTAATACTACCTCTTATTGGATCTTTAATATCACAAGCTAGTGGTGTTATTTTATTTGGTTACAAACTAACAATTATTATATTTATCTGTTTATTTATTATTGATGTATTTGTCTATTTATTAGTTTCAAAAAAATTCAATAAAGAAAAATTTCTTACTAATATGTAA